The DNA region taaaattattttataaattaaaaatccaaaatacatactcaatcctcatccatgtggaCACTTTTACCATTGGCAGTTTGGAATCTAGACATGAACACTCATGTGATTGAAACCAAAACTGTTTTCAACTTGAGGTTCAGTTGTCAGGAATTCATTTACTTAAGACGTACAATATCGTACATCAATATCTACTTACACCGTAAAGTTTATAATATTtgtgattacatgtacagtgtcatAGTTACTGATTTTATCTAATTTACATCAATATAACTAAAGTCAATAGCCGTGTCCATATCTGATCCGGATCCAATCTGAATTAAACTGATCCAGATCACTTTAATCTGCATCAAACCCACTTTCCATGTACactaaaaaaatcaaaagatgGATTCGATTTGAATTACATAATAGCGTGCCTGTCCACACACCACCAAGTTCGATTCAGATTACTTATTATCAAACTAATTCATGCGAGTACGCGCCTGTCCACATCAGGCGTAACTGACCACGATctgatttgaattactttgatccAGATTGAAACCACCACCCAGGGTAGGCTTTGCTGTGGATCAGTTAATTCAAATTAGATACGAATTAACCACaagtatggacaggtaaattGAATTGGAGCCAGATCAGatttgtagtatggacaggcTTAACGTCTTTTGTTTCTGAACAACACAACTACATACATCAGCAATAAATCTTGCataataaatttgaaacattGAATGAGACGTCATTTTATACCAGAAAATTTGGTCATTGCAAATATGTGTCTGCCATTTTATCTTTCGAACAAACAGTACATCAGAAGAATATGATGCATATGTTTAGAAAGAATAGCTAGTCTTTGACCCAAGTTtagacatttgcatatttaaatttacactacaatcaaatgaaaatagaGGTTTGGAACATGCTTTAAGCCCATGTTGGTCACAAGTTTGTGTAATTTTGTTTGCTGTGTAATTATGTCCTATACACAATGATGTGATTGTACTTGGACTAAATTACTCTTTTTTggaaaacaatttgtttaagTATGTATAAGtttcataaaatattgcatGTGTCTACCACCAGAGGGCAGTATTTGTATATTCAAAATGTGATATTAGTACTGATAAAGCTTGTGGGTTTGCCTGcacatatttcacatattgACTTGTATTTGAGCTAGTGAGAGTATGTACTTTGCACACTCACAGAGGACCATctcaacaaaactgtacagaGAAAGTCAACCAACAGGAAAATTTAGGTCTagcaacatttttgaaaataaagtatgAGCTAATATGTTCAAACAGcaacacacaatgtacaaaatttCACACTTTTTATTAATCACAGTGATGAAACTTATTTCTTCAATTAAACTCtgaaaaatatagattttatcttttgtaaatttgaaaataaaaaattgtcataGTGTACTCTAACATTTCCTTTTAGACCTAAGTTTTATTGGAAGTCAAAtgagattttgaattttttggtgTAAATAGtagaaattgtcaaaatttttttttttttttttaaatgtgtattaAAAAATTGCATGATTTCGTGATGTAAACTTGCTATTGATTGCTTATTCTCAGTTGAAATAAATTTACTAAAAATACTTTTTTATGTTGTCGGAattcattttgtgtgtgatattttgttttatgatatacGAAAAGCTGGTCATTTGGAGATATATTCATTGGAAGATTTTTGACGGCAATAGAGGTATATAAAGAAATGTAAgttactagactgtaagatacatcatgtcgtTCTGCCCTCTGAATCGACACACTGTACTTGTGACTATGTATACAAATGTGATATGGCTTATTATGAAGTAATGTCAAATTGggtatagtatatgtatactacatgtgtgtgtgtgtgtgtgtgtttgcgtgcgtgtgtgcgtgcgtgcgtgcgtgcgtgtgtgtgtgtgtatgtgccaCAATATCTGCCATTGACTTTTGCAATCATCATATTCACTGTTTGTCTGGTGCTACACTGTCTGGCAAAGCCACCACAGTAGCTAGGTCACATAACACCAATGACACTAGCTGCCAAGGGCTAGCACTCCAACAGAGGCACATACTAATATACTGCCATCTTTTGTTTGGCAACCTTCTGAGTGCAGGTGTGAGGTCTTCAAGTACTACAAGACTACGGGAGGTGTGAAATCTTAAATGTCACACTGTAAAAAGTGAAAGTCAAATTGAATGTACAGCATATCAAGTTATTTCAAGGTTTTCAAATCGTTTACCATTTTCACATTTATACACCAAATACCTCCTGGATTTTACTACATTTTGTGTGTCAGCGTGTTTGTAGTAATTTATCAATAACAACACAATGGAACTGACACACATCAGTCCAATAGCTAAATCAGAAATATGTCTATACTGACAGACATTTTCCTATTcattttttgacatttcaaatggCATATCCCAGTAGATGTGAATAAAAcgtataattagatattattccccaatatttttcttcgttcagccaaggaaaatacgagtcacaagtattttacggctgagtgaagaaaaatattggggaataatataattataccattaccattaatataaaaaaaatggggaaagtaatggcaattttactcgcacacagcagaaccaatgatgtagacgtgCGTTGCCGTGACAtcgaacaaccagagtatatattccatatttttttgttaaaccTGGTTCATGCATGGTACAATCACTATAATTCATTTATCACATCaacaaatcatatttttttgtcaCTTGAACAATTTCCTTTGAAAAGAAGTAATTAGTTCTCAACATTTTGTGTGACGCATAGCTATTATAAGAGGCATCTCCATGACGATTGCATgatatgtttccatggtaacactaTGTAACTGTAGGTGAGTGGAAATCGTGCAGCTACAAGCGTAACAATTCAACTACTTAGGACACGCTCACAAAAGGAGACAATCTTTGATATAAACTCTGATTAAATCCATTGAAATCTCATTTTATAATTTCTGTATTCTCTCAAACAATGGCCTCAAATTTGGAAAATTAAGAGGACcttgaaaatatacaaattagacTAAGACTTGGTTAAAAATACTTTTAGCATCAAGATGGTTGGCAACTTTAATTCATTTAATATGATTAGTAAGTTACATATAATTACTATGTCAATCACCAACAATGCCTTAGTAAATCATGCCATTGCtaagtcaaaaaaaaaaaaaaatttaaattttttttttatttgtgaaatatatTGCTTCGAcgcaaaagaaaacaaaatatcagaATACCCCCTTCTGTGACcagatagtttgatgaaatatgtacagtcaTCACTAGGGAAAGAAAACACAGCACTGAGACAAAACCAGGGTTTCCTTCACACATTCACCACTTTATTTCACACATTCAACATTGAAGCTAAACTATATAATCTGTTTTGCAACTGTAGAATAaactacaaaaataaacatCCCACTAAAATTAACAATCATCCAATCATCAAAGAAGCATTTATACAAAAGAACAATCCCTAAATAATAGAAAAAATGACATCTACATTTCATCCAAGCATAAAAACTCCCACTGTTCATTTAGTCTTTCCAGGGGAGGACTTTTAAAcgatacagcgccctctatggtaaGACCTGGTCCCCAACCTATTGCTGTGCAACACAGATAAGTTTTACAAGTAATTCATCTTGATTCtgataaaacacacacaacTATTTCACTAAGCAAAGACTGCTACCTTGTTACCTTGTTACAGTAAGACATGAAAATTCAACTACCTGAGAGGactaatgtttgtttgttttttgcaaAAGAACTTGTCATGTTTATAGCCCGTCTACTGGCTGAATCTGTGACTACTCTGCTAATATCATGAGTGAATGAGCTGTAGCAAATTTCACAGATTCAGCTAGTACACAGACTATGCGCATGTGGACAAATGTTTGTAATACATTACTGCTGCATGTAATGacaaaaaactttcaaaaagtgacacattcacacacaaatGAATAtcataatcccccccccccctcggaTTTTTTTTAGACACTTTACAACTGAATATATTCCCACATGTTACATCTATACTGGCATAGTAGTTGACATGGAGTTAACACATCATTATTGCTTAAATTTCAAGTTTCAACCTAAGATCAAAAAGGCTGGAAATAAAACTATACAGCTAAAAGGATAAAAGTTGTgtctttaaaagacaatttaAACAGTCCAAAATTTGAATTGTTTTACCATAGGAGAcaataagaaaaaaaacaccttcAAATCACTTCCAAAATGAagaattgtaaatttaaaacatttcgAATTCTTACTTTAATTGCCCACACTTTTAATTCTTATCAGATTAATCTTTGGAAGCACTGCTATCACAACTTATTGTTAACTGACAAAAATTATTAAAAGCAAGTATTAAGAAAAATAATTTGCAACGAAATAAAATGAAGGCATTGAAGATAaaagtagtatgtagtgttatgttGAAGCACAAAGTAAAAAACATACTTCTCTGTGCTTGAAGTGACTCaccacacatgcacacatacatacacacatacatacgtacgtatgtacatacctATGTACATACCtacgtacctacatacatatgtacatacatacatacatacatacatacatacatacatacatacatacacacacacacacacaaacaaacaaacacactacAAATGGAGTGACGTTTACAAATCTATATAGCTTATaactatttcattttcagttttttgttgttcttttgGATACAATCATTAGTTATGTCAAAATAGAAGTAAGtttatctattttgtgctattaaatacaaatacattgatCTTACAGGCAACTTTACTCTTGGAATTTATATACTGATAGTGATTGGAGTTGAGGTACCTTTCATTTGATGTTTCATTCGAAGGCACTGAAGTTGTAAATTTAACTTCAGAATCATTATACAAAGCAAAGTTTGGGAAACAAGTCAAGCACACATCAACACTGAGAGTGTATCCATGACAACAGGGTTTTTGTTAAGCATGGTACTATAAGGTGAGTACAATTAAAGTATTTTACAAGATTTCCTGACAAGATTATGCTGTAACCTGTAGGAAAAACTTTGCATGAAACTTTGACCGCATTGCCAAAAGGTtcaaattctgaaaaactgtaaTAACAGAGCTTCATTAGCCATATTGAAAAGTTCACTTTATATAAAGTGTATCATTAATCAAACACCAAGAAATTAATTAATtctaatattacatatataccagtgatGACTTGCATTGCTGCGTTTGCATACtattgcattgcagtgcagtgcaatgcTGAAATTtgttgcatacctgtatgcaaatacgCCTCACATGAagttaaacattaaaaaaattcatttcaaaacaaacttaatcaaaatatcaacaataaattttacattgtattgtcacTTTTCTAAGAGTTGTGTATTTTAATAGAGGGACACTTTACTAAAAATTCACTGTCTATAAAAAGAGAATGATATGAAAGATCACCAACACAATACAAtcattaaaataacaaatatgacCAATTTTAGTCATAGATGTCATGGCAAACTAGCAATGCTAGCTATACACAAGTTTTTCTTTACTGTATCAAACAAaatcttgtgtgtgtgttttttttagcaTATACATAAAGATTGACCCCATAAGATTTTATTTGATACGTGGACATAAAAGAGAAACACCTCTCCTCCACAACAGATAGTCAATGCATAAACTAGCAAATAAGTACTTTTCTTGGTGAGGGTACCTGTGCAATGTTACAGTAACTTGGAGTTGGAAAATTTGTTTTGGTACATTTCTTCTGATAACATTATACTACATTATACTATGCCTTTTACAAAACACTCTTTCCTTGGTTTCACGGCTGTTTGAAGCACGCAGCAGTATTGGGGCTAAGCTGGGAGAAGTACTGTCTTGTGTGCAAGAAATCTGATGCTAATGTACACTCTCTGGTACAAATTCTGAAGCAAGGGTCACAGTTACAACTTACATACAACCATTTACGGGACTTGAAAACTTACTAAATGTGTTATGAAAGTAAACTGAAAAGTTGGGACATTTAGTCTGCAAAGCAATATTACATCTGAGCATACAATACAAGAACAGCCATGCTGTAAACAACTCAGAATTGTGTAAGATGATCTCCTTCCATTAAAACTATCTAAATATGGTCTCTTTCACAAAAGGTCACTGACCTCAATCTATAGTCTGCAACTTATGTTTTCCCACCAAAATTCATGAACAAAAATCATCACATTTTCTCCTTTATTTCTATATagtttatttcatgtcaaaagAGTTAGATTTACGAAATACATAATTCATTTTGGGCAAATTTGgggaaaatgtcaaaaatttatttgtgaaaatgtgaaaatcTTCATCAATAGTGATGGAAGACATTTGTCTGCTTGTTTTATAAGTTGGACTTTAAATCTCTAAATACATCAGATTTTTTGTCAGGCTGGAGGTTGACAAAGGTGGTGTTTTGCAGCCATCTGATGTTGGAGAGTTGCAGAATTTTATAAGACACATATATTTATGTTCTCTTAACTTTCTGTTCAACGTAGTTGATAGCTGCAAGTACTTGGTCGTAGAGTATGAAGACCAAAGCTACATCTAGACACACTCTCGTCAACCGTGGTACTGTTCCCTTGTAGAACCTGTTAAGTAAAGAATAAACACTTATTAATGTCTCTtatattctttgttttattaCATACAGGTGCAAGTAATCCACTGATTAAAAGATGTGCCAATGGGTTAGACATGAATGAATTAGCGCCCTCAAAGTTACCCTTGAATTTCCcctatcttttgtttttctcaaAAATATTTAACAAGTTGCCAGCCATTACTTGCTTGCTGTTGTTTCTATTGTCTTTCAATCTACTTGTTTTAACCAAATATTCCCCAATAGATGTCAAAGAGGTCTGAAAACTTTCCAGTTATTACTAAAAAGGACACAAACGAACCATCGGCAAATTGTAGCAAACCACCATTTACAGGTATGACAAATAatgtattatcacatttccatgAGAAAACCATTATAATGCATCACCTTCCtctgtgttttttaaaaaatattataaattattactgataattcagctggaaaatactcatgacataAAGGTTTTGTTAGTATTTGTCttcaactcatagtgacaaggccccttaggtcactcatattctCCTCGGCttagacaaatattggggaatactaTAATGTTTGTACGAGAATAATCTATGAAAATTTAGGAACGGTAATGACAACCTTGGATGTATTGTCTCCCCTATATATATTTCCAGCGTGGCAGAATGAATCACACACTTTAATAGCTGTGCACTGTCTTGACGCCGAACAACCACAGTATAAATCTCTAGCTCATACTGTTTGAACAAGTCACCATGCATGTACAAGTAGTATCATATCTAATACAAAGTATCAGTAATGGGTGAAAACTGGGTCATTTAATTGCAGTCAAGTTTAAACTAATACTTACGCCTTAGGTCCTTCATGTTTAGCTATTTTCATTATGCAATCCCAAGTATTCTTATACTTATGTGCTTCAAGACCCTgcagacaaaaaacaaaacaaataacaaatattggGATTAGAATAGAGGTGAATTATTATGTTGAGAAGTGATTGCAAAGTTCAATGACACTGTTTAGAGTTGTTGCTGAATATTCACACCTTAATTCCACAAGGAGCCTTTCACAAGGGCAAGTTGAAGCAAAATGACGGTTACATTTTCACCATAGATACCAATTCTTGGTAATTGTAATTTTGTGATAGCATTTGATCTTATGCAGGTAATGAGAATTGCATGGCAGTACAGTGTCCTCATACAGTGTTATCCTATCATGTAACTTCACAAGTACTTCTTTTGTTATCGACAACAACTAACACTTCATACCAGGATAGCGGAATGAAATGCTGTaggattgacctttgacctaaatGATACTAATATGATACATTTCAATTAGTCTTTTAGAGAGACCTGCACTTTGGGAGGTTGCTGAATAAACCTGAAAGGTGATGACAGTAACTCTGTCTGGGTGCTAGCGCCCTCAGCAGCTTCTTTAGAAATATGTGACCTTTGGTCACTTTGAAAGAAAGAAGAACAGCCTGCTGGTCTAGTGTCTTGActatatttcaatttgtaacaGAAGCATATAATATAAGGTAATACATTTGGTTGGAGATTTGTAAGTTTGGATTTTAAATGTGGTTGATATCTAAAGAAGAACAATACTGCCCAAAATCTAGATTTATCAAAATTCTGACTGCATACAAGTTAAATCCAGTCGTAAAGAAAGCAACCAACTTGTAGATCTTAGATCTTACCTGCATTCTTGTTTTGACTACATCAATTGGTGTATTACCAAATACTGAACATGCACCAGCAAAGCCACCCATTAGACCAGTTACAAGTGGATTAAGAGCCTTAGTTTCTGGGATGTCATATTTTTGTCTATAGTATGCCCTCATAGTGTCCATCACTAAGAATCGTATAGCTTGATTGCTGCCTTGTTTTATTATTGTTGGTGTTACACCCTGGTATATGCCATGGAAGCCTGCAAACAGATTTCAATACAGCTATCAAATCACTGACTGTATTATCATTTCTGGATGATACATTATTATGTTCagatgtatttacattttggaATGAACATGTCCTGCGTCCTGGTTTAGTACTTACAGGATCCAGTAAGTACTGAGTTGTgtagtacacaatgtacatattgaGATGAACTGTCCTGCCCCGACTTTCTATGTTGACAAGGGTCCAGTGAAATCAAATTGTATATTACACATCACGTTTCACAATCTCACTTTCTATGATGACAGGGGTCCAGTAAACATTGAATTGTGTAAAACACATTGAGATGAACAGTCCAACTTTGTGATAACTGGGGACCAGTGAATATGGAATTGCATGAAAAAAGAAAACTTTGAAATCTGAGCTTGCATTCTAATTCTTCAGTCCAATTCCCTTCTCTGatatgtgtatttcatttgatCAACTTACCTTCTTTTCTGACTATCATTGCTGTGCCATGGAAAAAACCTTTAAATTTAGGATTTTTTGATGTCTGATCGTGGATAAATTTGACTTTGATGGTTTCCATAGGTGTAACTGCAAGTATAGCCTCTGATACACCAGCTCCTAGACCACACATCATACTGCCTACTTTACTGATTTTACCATCATGACCCTGTCTCCATTTGTTTTTAAGGAATTCATTCGCTCCAAATCTACAATATCAAACAGAGGAGTGAGTAATCATTAGTACTGCATTATTGACAATTTTCCAAGATACATTGCATGAAACAACATCACCTATGTTGTTACCTTTTGGgttgtttttattacatttgaaataacattttcattgtgaaatgatggaaagacatgttgacctctttaactGTGAGTgattttacaaaacaaagacTAAGTGTTATCAAACGACAGAGAAGGATTTCCCCGATAAACCCAGGGTACAGACAGGTGACAACCATCACCCTGAGTAGCGAGCGTGTGCAAACCCCACTCAgcgtgtacacaatacatggtattgtatggagagacgtgcaatgcatcttggaaccagcaatatacacatgtaggtCTATTGTTCAACATGAGAGAGTAAATCTGGTTTGTTAATGGGTAACATTGTACTTTTAATTAatttaaatacaacattttacataCCAGTAACTTAgtatgattgtacatgtatgttaattagggaaTAAAGTGGTGAATGCTGAGTATTACTGGTAAAAATTAGAGCCATTACAAAGGACAAAATATATAGAATTTATACACAGGAACAAATGAGACATAGAAGAATTGACCACTTTAGTCCATTTAGGGCTTATTTTCTTTCCTGGTCCAAAAGCCACTCAAAATAAtttcatggcttcctacttgaaaactcAACATGAAATAACCTTGACAAACTCTGTTTATAAGTCAATATTAAAATTgcaaaagctaaaaaatgtgtgtaaaaagtttgttactgtatgtacaatatcaaagattttacaaacatggacttggcatatgttgtttcacatagactttccaagtaggaagccatgataaaattgttttataaattaaaaatccaacaataaatacccaatcctcatccacatgccACTTCAATATGAAAACTGTGATTTTTCTGATTGAAAGTGAAACTAATATGGTTACTGAGTATATAATCTGCATAATAATACGAAATCCTGCTAATAATTAGTATGCGTAATCATTACCATGTACAAAAATTGAGTGATTGGTAATCCTATTACAAAGTGTACAAATTTAACTGACTCCGAATAATGTGGGGCATTTAGTGATGTGATATTATCTGGCTTTTAATCAATAAAACATAGAACTAATCACTTGAGTAGTCAAGGTTGATCAGCCAATTCACAATTCCCATTTCAATCAGATACAACTACTTTATCATGT from Glandiceps talaboti chromosome 18, keGlaTala1.1, whole genome shotgun sequence includes:
- the LOC144449175 gene encoding tricarboxylate transport protein B, mitochondrial-like: MAAKPLANGSVPFSSPFGRPRSQAVAAGATPPTHPLKGILAGGIAGGLEVCITFPTEYVKTQLQLDERSAKPLYRGPVDCIKYTAKNYGFFGFYRGLSVLIYGSVPKAAVRFGANEFLKNKWRQGHDGKISKVGSMMCGLGAGVSEAILAVTPMETIKVKFIHDQTSKNPKFKGFFHGTAMIVRKEGFHGIYQGVTPTIIKQGSNQAIRFLVMDTMRAYYRQKYDIPETKALNPLVTGLMGGFAGACSVFGNTPIDVVKTRMQGLEAHKYKNTWDCIMKIAKHEGPKAFYKGTVPRLTRVCLDVALVFILYDQVLAAINYVEQKVKRT